Proteins encoded within one genomic window of Chloroflexota bacterium:
- the citD gene encoding citrate lyase acyl carrier protein: protein MNKTGTAGNQGADIRSDCHVTLELTSSGGIQIDLTSKIGVLFGESINTLTHDILAHFGIENAHITIADRGALDFVLAARIEAAVHQVIETDKEFWPELLPQNQYTTAKDRYRRSRLYLPGNTPKLALNAGIHTPDGIILDLEDSVAPDKKEEARYLVRNALRQVDFYGAERMVRINQLPMGLRDLEFVVPHYPNLILLPKCESAEQVEQVDTRIKELAVQYGIDQPIYIMPIIESALGVVKAYEIASAAESVVSLAIGLEDYTADLGAPRTNEGRETFYARSTLVNAARAAGIQPIDSVFSDVSDMEALRAVVLESKSLGFDGMGCIHPRQIKVIHEAFAPTPSEIEKAQEIVHAFDEATRLGLGVVSLGSKMIDPPVVKRAQRTIDLAICSGKLSADWKEVNA, encoded by the coding sequence TTGAACAAAACAGGCACAGCAGGCAACCAGGGCGCGGATATTCGCTCGGATTGTCACGTCACCCTGGAACTCACTTCAAGCGGGGGTATTCAAATTGACCTGACCAGCAAGATCGGGGTTTTATTTGGCGAGTCGATCAACACACTGACGCACGACATTCTGGCACATTTTGGCATCGAAAACGCTCATATCACCATTGCAGATCGTGGCGCGCTGGATTTCGTGCTGGCAGCGCGCATCGAAGCCGCGGTACATCAGGTTATTGAAACCGATAAAGAATTTTGGCCGGAGTTGCTACCCCAGAATCAATACACCACGGCCAAGGATCGTTATCGTCGTTCGCGGCTGTATCTGCCTGGCAACACGCCCAAGCTGGCGCTCAACGCCGGGATTCATACCCCCGATGGCATCATTCTCGATCTGGAAGATTCGGTTGCCCCGGATAAAAAAGAAGAAGCGCGTTATTTAGTGCGTAACGCTCTGCGTCAGGTGGATTTTTATGGGGCGGAACGCATGGTGCGGATTAATCAATTGCCTATGGGCCTGCGGGACCTGGAATTTGTGGTGCCGCATTACCCGAACCTGATCCTGCTCCCGAAGTGTGAATCCGCCGAGCAGGTCGAGCAAGTGGATACTCGCATTAAAGAGCTTGCTGTCCAATATGGCATAGATCAGCCCATTTACATCATGCCGATCATCGAGAGCGCGCTGGGCGTGGTCAAAGCCTACGAGATTGCCTCAGCCGCCGAGAGTGTCGTTTCATTGGCCATCGGCCTTGAAGATTACACTGCCGATTTAGGCGCGCCGCGCACCAACGAAGGCCGCGAAACTTTCTACGCGCGCAGCACGCTGGTCAATGCTGCACGGGCTGCTGGTATCCAACCGATTGATTCGGTTTTCTCGGATGTCTCGGATATGGAAGCCTTGCGAGCTGTGGTGCTGGAGTCGAAATCGCTGGGCTTTGACGGTATGGGCTGCATTCATCCCCGTCAGATTAAGGTCATTCATGAGGCTTTCGCGCCCACCCCGAGCGAGATCGAGAAAGCCCAAGAGATCGTCCATGCTTTTGACGAGGCCACCCGCCTCGGGCTGGGCGTCGTCTCGCTGGGTTCAAAAATGATCGACCCGCCCGTGGTCAAACGCGCCCAACGCACGATTGATCTCGCCATCTGCTCCGGTAAATTATCCGCAGATTGGAAGGAAGTAAACGCTTAA
- a CDS encoding universal stress protein, which translates to MAGNVSHKLTNSFEGALAGGGDPATSPLYVFGPFLRLIFTMGAGVAAITFGASIWLVVVTIAVVSTMYRLVMVWVSDGSGGSGLSEEEFGGWAVKINAAITVIEYTLTFLVSMAAMVTFIADRAPVLNETILGIQYRALVAIALSVVTGWLVNRGPKTAARAFGPATAAVLLLLYTMIGATIWKYGFHLPDFQFQAFTGEYLHITFGGFTRMLAVMTGIEVFANLVAAYDGSSEVRGRKAFGSLLIIMGTTSLTMLIVGPAIRDLSNPNLHEVSVFTQTMDTLLPAPLPYIGTLIGIAVLLSASAAASQGIQNLFLGLKDRRYIPALLGQRNRFDVADKPVWLQVALVSVIFLLAGTNEETYLALYAAGVFILLSMTGWAASKRLGRELKEKFSGGHLATLIGTILASILTTGATIVIFMERFNEGAWMYFILVPLLYAGFTYVRNRLGAPSELQERLGQLEEAMQGGFGFGQVIGAGDEVAVAAATSEKVQALPARPWQKQVSPPTHVLVPLDGSAFAEQALTAAKTLAKAYQAKLTLATVVPAQGWFKSLPMTDEDKQQLDKSLQGKIAYLDDIAEKLGSEGVDVQTKLRAGTVAETLNSLALEEGIDLAVITTHGRSGFGRWLTGSIANRIIQLMTCPMLVVRPVEEAKVIVPTFKRILVTLDGSEFAERVLPFVKASTPFGSEVILLGIPEIPEAEEFGAVVEEIQALRHEAEVKSRSYLEGVAASLKSDGVPARVLVTGSRPAETIVSVMDSEDVDVLMMATHGRGGLDRLFMGSTAERIIQHTERPVFLLPIHERRAAT; encoded by the coding sequence ATGGCAGGTAATGTTTCACATAAACTTACGAACTCATTTGAAGGCGCATTGGCCGGTGGTGGTGATCCCGCTACCTCGCCGTTATACGTCTTCGGCCCCTTCTTGCGGTTGATTTTTACTATGGGTGCTGGGGTCGCGGCGATTACTTTTGGCGCATCAATTTGGTTGGTTGTTGTCACTATCGCCGTTGTTTCAACCATGTACCGCTTGGTGATGGTATGGGTCAGTGATGGCAGTGGGGGGAGCGGCCTCAGTGAAGAAGAATTTGGCGGGTGGGCCGTAAAAATCAATGCCGCGATCACCGTGATTGAATACACACTCACTTTTCTGGTTAGTATGGCCGCCATGGTCACATTTATTGCCGATCGCGCCCCGGTGTTGAATGAAACGATTCTTGGAATTCAGTATCGTGCACTTGTGGCAATTGCGCTCAGCGTGGTCACTGGCTGGTTAGTCAACCGTGGACCAAAAACAGCCGCGCGCGCTTTTGGCCCGGCAACCGCTGCTGTTTTGTTGCTGCTTTACACTATGATTGGTGCAACGATCTGGAAATATGGCTTTCATTTGCCGGATTTCCAATTTCAGGCCTTTACTGGGGAATATTTACATATTACCTTTGGTGGTTTCACGCGTATGCTTGCGGTGATGACCGGGATCGAAGTGTTTGCCAATCTCGTCGCTGCTTATGATGGTTCTTCTGAGGTGCGCGGCCGTAAGGCATTTGGCAGCTTGCTCATCATTATGGGAACCACATCTCTGACGATGCTCATTGTTGGTCCTGCAATTAGGGATTTGTCGAATCCGAATTTGCACGAAGTTTCCGTGTTTACGCAAACCATGGATACGCTATTGCCCGCGCCGCTGCCCTATATTGGCACGCTGATTGGTATTGCGGTGCTGCTTTCGGCCTCTGCCGCGGCATCACAAGGTATTCAAAACCTGTTCCTGGGTTTGAAAGATCGGCGTTATATCCCGGCTTTGCTGGGGCAGCGCAATCGGTTTGATGTGGCCGATAAACCGGTTTGGCTGCAAGTCGCGCTGGTTTCGGTAATCTTCCTTTTGGCTGGCACCAATGAAGAAACCTATCTGGCACTTTATGCTGCGGGTGTATTTATTTTGCTCAGTATGACAGGTTGGGCGGCTTCAAAGCGCCTGGGGCGCGAACTTAAGGAAAAATTCTCAGGCGGGCATTTGGCTACTTTGATTGGCACAATTTTGGCTTCGATCCTGACAACTGGAGCCACAATTGTGATTTTCATGGAGCGTTTCAACGAAGGCGCCTGGATGTACTTCATCCTTGTGCCGTTGCTCTATGCCGGGTTTACCTATGTTCGCAACCGCCTGGGTGCGCCCAGCGAATTGCAAGAGCGTTTGGGTCAGTTGGAAGAAGCCATGCAAGGCGGCTTCGGCTTTGGTCAGGTGATTGGTGCGGGCGACGAAGTGGCGGTTGCGGCAGCTACGTCGGAAAAAGTTCAGGCACTGCCGGCCCGTCCCTGGCAAAAGCAGGTTTCACCGCCTACCCACGTTCTTGTTCCATTGGATGGCTCTGCATTTGCTGAGCAAGCGCTGACGGCAGCTAAAACCCTTGCCAAAGCCTATCAGGCCAAACTTACGCTGGCGACTGTGGTTCCGGCTCAGGGTTGGTTTAAGTCCTTACCAATGACCGACGAAGATAAGCAACAGCTTGATAAAAGTTTGCAAGGCAAAATAGCCTATCTGGATGACATCGCTGAAAAGCTGGGCTCCGAAGGCGTGGATGTTCAGACTAAGCTCCGGGCGGGTACGGTTGCAGAGACATTAAACAGTCTCGCGCTGGAAGAAGGCATTGATCTGGCGGTTATCACCACACATGGCCGCTCAGGCTTTGGCCGCTGGCTGACGGGTAGTATCGCTAATCGCATCATCCAGTTGATGACTTGCCCGATGCTGGTTGTCCGCCCGGTGGAAGAAGCCAAAGTGATCGTACCCACGTTCAAGCGCATCCTGGTTACATTGGATGGTTCAGAGTTTGCTGAACGTGTATTACCCTTCGTGAAAGCCAGTACGCCTTTTGGCAGCGAAGTTATTTTGCTAGGCATCCCGGAAATTCCGGAAGCTGAAGAGTTTGGTGCGGTTGTCGAAGAGATTCAGGCTCTGCGCCATGAAGCGGAAGTGAAGTCTCGCAGTTATCTGGAAGGCGTGGCGGCTTCGCTTAAATCGGATGGTGTACCTGCTCGGGTACTGGTTACGGGCTCTCGCCCCGCGGAAACGATTGTCTCCGTGATGGATAGTGAAGACGTTGACGTGTTGATGATGGCAACCCACGGGCGCGGCGGTCTTGATCGCCTGTTCATGGGCAGCACGGCTGAACGCATCATTCAGCATACCGAGCGCCCGGTATTCTTACTCCCCATCCACGAGCGCCGAGCTGCGACGTAA
- a CDS encoding Rrf2 family transcriptional regulator produces MSIFHINRKTDYAVRVILSLARRPYGARLSARFIQEETQVPQAFLKRIIALLSQENLIESFPGPKGGLQLARLAEEITLRDIVEVMEGPVLLSDCLKEKEACPLAESCPVRNRWGGLQATIVKELAQTTMAQLASEAPLGA; encoded by the coding sequence ATGTCTATATTTCACATCAATCGCAAAACAGACTACGCCGTGCGAGTAATTCTATCGCTGGCTCGGCGCCCGTATGGTGCGCGCCTTTCTGCCAGGTTCATCCAGGAAGAGACTCAGGTTCCTCAGGCGTTTCTGAAGCGCATCATTGCCCTGCTATCCCAGGAAAATTTGATTGAGTCATTCCCGGGTCCAAAGGGCGGGTTGCAGTTGGCGCGTTTGGCTGAAGAAATAACTTTGCGTGATATTGTTGAAGTTATGGAAGGCCCTGTTCTACTCTCGGATTGTCTCAAGGAAAAAGAGGCCTGCCCGTTGGCGGAATCTTGCCCGGTTCGCAATCGGTGGGGCGGGTTGCAAGCGACGATTGTAAAGGAACTCGCTCAGACAACGATGGCCCAGTTAGCAAGTGAGGCGCCGTTGGGTGCCTGA
- a CDS encoding FadR family transcriptional regulator, whose protein sequence is MLPDFPTFHPIESKSLAEAVAEQLMALIAKGQLKPGDRLPTEPELMNQFGVGRSTLREAVKSLVVAGLLETRRSAGTFVSESYTDYLSQSLNWGMVFSKQELRHIIDVRCALEEQAAALAAEFATDEQKAHLAELVDAISAQGIGPEQAVENDIGFHIAIAEASNNPLLLNLILNLRQVLHGYIKAGYQRRGYADQVNAQEMADLHRPILQAIQAGQPAAAKRAMHTHFQNTTGWQLAQAEE, encoded by the coding sequence ATGTTGCCTGATTTCCCTACTTTCCACCCCATAGAATCCAAAAGCCTGGCCGAAGCGGTCGCCGAGCAATTGATGGCGTTAATCGCCAAAGGCCAGCTCAAACCGGGCGACCGCCTGCCCACCGAACCCGAATTGATGAATCAATTTGGCGTGGGCCGCTCGACGTTGCGCGAAGCCGTCAAATCGCTGGTAGTGGCTGGTCTGCTGGAAACGCGCCGCAGTGCGGGAACGTTTGTCAGCGAGTCGTATACGGATTATTTGAGCCAAAGCCTGAACTGGGGCATGGTATTCAGCAAACAGGAGTTGCGGCATATTATTGATGTGCGTTGCGCGCTTGAAGAGCAAGCCGCCGCGTTGGCCGCCGAGTTTGCTACGGATGAGCAGAAAGCGCATTTGGCTGAGTTAGTAGATGCCATCAGCGCGCAAGGCATCGGGCCAGAGCAGGCCGTTGAGAACGATATTGGTTTTCATATCGCCATTGCCGAAGCCTCCAACAATCCTTTGCTGCTCAATCTGATTTTAAATTTACGGCAGGTGCTGCACGGCTATATCAAGGCCGGATACCAGCGCCGCGGCTATGCGGATCAAGTCAATGCCCAGGAGATGGCCGATCTGCACCGTCCGATCTTGCAGGCCATTCAGGCTGGTCAGCCCGCAGCCGCCAAGCGGGCTATGCACACTCATTTCCAGAACACCACCGGCTGGCAGTTGGCCCAGGCTGAAGAATAG
- the citF gene encoding citrate lyase subunit alpha, giving the protein MTKEFVKNAVGRMIPTEINGQAVIPFQGPHGYKTSGRKYGPPLRTCADYPADGDKRVPDLKAALIKAGLKDGMTISTHHHFRNGDLIANQIFNIAAELGVKDLIWFPSASFPCHEPLIERLEDGTIHHIEGSMNGPLGRYASEGKMRGAGVLRSHGGRYQAVQDGEVVIDIAVIAAPTADPFGNANGLTGPSACGLLGFALADSEYAHNVIVVTDNLVPFPCIPWQIQGNNVDIVVEMEQIGIPEKIVSGTTQITKSPDRLFIAELTAKFCDAAGIIKDGFSFQAGAGGTALSIGNYFGEIMREKGIKARFARGGSNQYLVKMMEEGLVETILDGQTFDLEGVRSMRENFNHVNTSPFTSYNYHGKGNFASILDVVILGATEVDVNFNGNVVTHSDGLLLHGIGGWQNCLFGKTVILPIPLFRDRIPVIRDEVTTICGPGELIDVIVTERGIAINPLRTDLIEATKDSGLPIKTIQELKEEGERICGVPQTIEFEDKIIAAIKWVDGTVIDVVRQVKTN; this is encoded by the coding sequence ATGACCAAAGAATTTGTCAAAAACGCCGTGGGACGCATGATCCCCACCGAAATTAACGGCCAGGCGGTGATCCCGTTTCAGGGGCCGCATGGCTACAAAACCAGCGGGCGCAAATATGGCCCACCGCTCCGTACCTGCGCCGACTACCCAGCCGATGGCGACAAGCGCGTCCCCGATTTGAAGGCCGCGCTCATCAAGGCTGGGCTGAAAGATGGCATGACCATTTCGACGCACCACCATTTCCGCAACGGCGATTTGATTGCCAATCAGATTTTCAACATCGCCGCCGAGTTGGGCGTTAAGGATTTGATCTGGTTCCCGTCGGCATCGTTCCCCTGCCACGAGCCGCTGATCGAGCGCCTTGAAGATGGGACCATCCATCATATTGAGGGCAGCATGAACGGCCCGCTGGGGCGTTACGCATCGGAAGGCAAAATGCGCGGCGCGGGTGTACTGCGCTCACACGGCGGGCGTTATCAGGCCGTGCAGGATGGCGAAGTGGTGATTGATATTGCCGTCATCGCCGCACCGACCGCCGACCCCTTTGGTAACGCCAACGGTCTAACCGGCCCATCTGCCTGCGGATTGCTGGGCTTTGCTCTAGCCGATTCGGAATACGCCCATAATGTGATCGTTGTCACCGACAATCTAGTGCCGTTCCCGTGCATCCCCTGGCAGATTCAGGGCAATAACGTGGATATTGTCGTCGAGATGGAGCAGATTGGCATCCCGGAGAAGATTGTCTCCGGCACAACGCAGATCACCAAAAGCCCCGACCGGCTCTTTATTGCCGAGCTGACGGCTAAATTCTGCGACGCGGCCGGTATCATCAAGGATGGTTTTTCGTTTCAGGCCGGGGCGGGGGGCACGGCCCTTTCGATTGGCAACTACTTTGGGGAGATTATGCGGGAGAAAGGCATCAAGGCCAGATTCGCCCGCGGCGGCAGTAACCAGTACCTTGTCAAAATGATGGAAGAAGGGCTGGTGGAAACTATCCTCGACGGGCAGACCTTCGATCTTGAAGGTGTGCGCTCGATGCGCGAAAATTTCAACCATGTCAACACCAGCCCCTTCACCAGCTACAACTATCACGGCAAGGGCAACTTTGCTTCCATACTGGATGTGGTCATCTTGGGCGCCACCGAAGTGGACGTGAATTTCAACGGTAACGTGGTCACGCATTCCGACGGGCTGCTGCTACACGGTATCGGCGGCTGGCAGAACTGCCTGTTTGGCAAGACGGTTATTTTGCCGATCCCGCTTTTCCGCGACCGCATCCCGGTGATTCGCGATGAAGTTACTACGATCTGCGGGCCGGGTGAGCTGATTGATGTCATCGTCACCGAGCGCGGTATTGCCATCAATCCGCTGCGCACGGATTTGATTGAAGCCACCAAAGATTCGGGACTGCCAATTAAGACGATCCAAGAATTGAAAGAAGAAGGCGAACGTATTTGCGGTGTGCCGCAGACGATTGAATTTGAAGACAAGATCATCGCCGCCATCAAGTGGGTGGATGGCACGGTGATTGATGTAGTACGACAGGTGAAAACAAATTAA